From a single Ornithodoros turicata isolate Travis chromosome 8, ASM3712646v1, whole genome shotgun sequence genomic region:
- the LOC135365996 gene encoding uncharacterized protein LOC135365996 isoform X1: MTLYYYAGYPEPSHYNYHAYDRAGAHVSVKAYAPFLDTDGSSVDAGYPQATTSAHPTPIQQLPEEPLEQLSTYRARSPSLYREPPGPAADVLPPVTPYIPEYGPFGTEWSIGRVEEQGYEFQKNVGGMFLVEGDVYPAREPLVPAVPPVVVTAPLVGAPPQHAPETRGHDVGCCYLLIALAIFVTVCGATMYILIKLADLLVEWRRSTSIDQSVRFAFHVTRGNERTRPRVLVENKILEDASVNDYTGRNTTEDALYGLVMSWSSMAKPSVNDTN; this comes from the exons ATGACGTTGTACTACTACGCCGGTTATCCTGAACCATCTCATTACAACTACCACGCCTACGACAGAGCAGGGGCCCACGTCAGCGTcaaagcgtacgcccccttccTTGACACAGATGGCAGTAGCGTTGATGCCGGCTATCCTCAAGCGACGACCAGTGCCCACCCGACGCCGATCCAACAACTTCCAGAAGAACCATTGGAGCAACTAAGTACGTATAGAGCCCGTTCACCTTCACTGTATCGGGAACCTCCTGGCCCGGCTGCTGACGTTCTGCCCCCGGTGACGCCCTACATTCCAGAATACGGGCCATTCGGCACTGAGTGGAGCATCGGACGCGTTGAAGAGCAAGGCTACGAGTTCCAGAAAAATGTCGGTGGAATGTTTCTGGTGGAAGGGGACGTGTACCCCGCCCGAGAACCTCTCGTGCCAGCGGTTCCTCCAGTCGTGGTAACGGCACCGCTAGTAGGAGCGCCCCCACAACATGCTCCAGAAACACGAGGGCATGACGTCGGCTGCTGTTATCTACTCATCGCGCTGGCCATCTTCGTTACCGTTTGCGGCGCCACCATGTATATCTTGATAAAACTCGCGGATCTACTCGTCGAATGGAGGAGAAGCACATCGATCGACCAAAGCGTACGATTCGCCTTTCATGTGACGCGCGGTAATGAGAgaacgcgccctcgagtactcGTCGAGAATAAGATTCTGGAAGATGCTTCGGTCAATGACTACACTGGCAGGAATACGACCGAGGACGCCCTATATGGACTGGTAATGTCGTGGAGTAGTATGGCCAAGCCGTCCGTGAATGATACC AATTGA
- the LOC135365996 gene encoding uncharacterized protein LOC135365996 isoform X2, with the protein MTLYYYAGYPEPSHYNYHAYDRAGAHVSVKAYAPFLDTDGSSVDAGYPQATTSAHPTPIQQLPEEPLEQLKYGPFGTEWSIGRVEEQGYEFQKNVGGMFLVEGDVYPAREPLVPAVPPVVVTAPLVGAPPQHAPETRGHDVGCCYLLIALAIFVTVCGATMYILIKLADLLVEWRRSTSIDQSVRFAFHVTRGNERTRPRVLVENKILEDASVNDYTGRNTTEDALYGLVMSWSSMAKPSVNDTN; encoded by the exons ATGACGTTGTACTACTACGCCGGTTATCCTGAACCATCTCATTACAACTACCACGCCTACGACAGAGCAGGGGCCCACGTCAGCGTcaaagcgtacgcccccttccTTGACACAGATGGCAGTAGCGTTGATGCCGGCTATCCTCAAGCGACGACCAGTGCCCACCCGACGCCGATCCAACAACTTCCAGAAGAACCATTGGAGCAACTAA AATACGGGCCATTCGGCACTGAGTGGAGCATCGGACGCGTTGAAGAGCAAGGCTACGAGTTCCAGAAAAATGTCGGTGGAATGTTTCTGGTGGAAGGGGACGTGTACCCCGCCCGAGAACCTCTCGTGCCAGCGGTTCCTCCAGTCGTGGTAACGGCACCGCTAGTAGGAGCGCCCCCACAACATGCTCCAGAAACACGAGGGCATGACGTCGGCTGCTGTTATCTACTCATCGCGCTGGCCATCTTCGTTACCGTTTGCGGCGCCACCATGTATATCTTGATAAAACTCGCGGATCTACTCGTCGAATGGAGGAGAAGCACATCGATCGACCAAAGCGTACGATTCGCCTTTCATGTGACGCGCGGTAATGAGAgaacgcgccctcgagtactcGTCGAGAATAAGATTCTGGAAGATGCTTCGGTCAATGACTACACTGGCAGGAATACGACCGAGGACGCCCTATATGGACTGGTAATGTCGTGGAGTAGTATGGCCAAGCCGTCCGTGAATGATACC AATTGA
- the LOC135367534 gene encoding endothelin-converting enzyme 2-like, translated as MALMLKRYRTAITIGVIGAMTCVGTVIFSVTMSRGRLNPKAPQTVERNSSIPSCSDSRCHWEETYLKGRLNATVASPCSSFYDYVCRKPWRSKSLADKRFKDQAAGSLAISLRNTLTQYPVLIEALLSCCRGYYPVLGLDFFRACYPGNTSAADFDQLRRLFKKLGLGAWPLPHDGVPPRDQSPWDLLGILDLKLGMWSLMRVSLRRRFGVVHIQLDRSPLPLERYLLTVPHKTVEDYQALVGNAVSLLGGNSSAAQDIVDLEHALLAVVPRETFLPGGRLVHLKDLPRSKRWNWIEYLATVRNNISLLTDGDREVIVRDPEYLAYLTDLLHNTSAGALYNYVGYRTLAHLSPLLPREVRFLSPLSHEMTGIDPQLESCLRLLGWVNPFALRYFSAVTVPPGGPTSVTYSLDDSYIASIFEEGRRAAHNLIDSLPWTNASALARRKHVLATMKMVYAGGNVSVTSEQPLGNFTGPALVKGANFLDSFLEVQSHKQNAVWRLKEPDDRLDTRHQEDMFSIRADYFYGDNVLYLARSLDAVSSIDGVQLEPFWRPKIARPVVRGLLRGAIGRMALERSLRGTASYEKCLSTRYNVSRYDVHLYDVLLDNVSLRPLYELYLRGLMKNDGYSLDQRLNELDLTLDQLFFVNWAVGQCDDPELQDRQRELKRVPTRLLVNVPLSNFKKFHEAFNCPVNSEMRPRELCAWGP; from the coding sequence ATGGCTCTGATGCTGAAACGCTATCGAACAGCAATCACAATTGGAGTCATTGGAGCTATGACCTGCGTGGGCACTGTGATCTTCTCTGTCACCATGTCACGCGGTCGGCTTAACCCCAAGGCGCCGCAGACAGTCGAGAGGAATTCTTCCATCCCTTCTTGCAGCGACTCGCGCTGCCATTGGGAGGAGACGTACCTGAAGGGTCGCCTGAATGCCACCGTCGCGTCGCCTTGCAGCAGTTTCTACGATTACGTTTGCAGAAAGCCGTGGAGAAGCAAGTCTCTTGCAGATAAAAGGTTCAAAGATCAAGCCGCCGGATCGCTCGCTATTAGCCTACGCAATACGCTGACACAGTATCCCGTACTCATCGAAGCCCTGCTCAGTTGTTGCCGTGGTTATTATCCTGTGCTGGGGCTGGACTTCTTCCGAGCGTGCTACCCGGGTAACACATCGGCAGCAGATTTTGACCAGTTGCGACGTCTGTTCAAGAAGTTGGGACTTGGAGCATGGCCATTGCCGCACGACGGGGTTCCTCCCCGCGATCAAAGCCCCTGGGACTTGTTGGGAATCCTGGATCTGAAGCTTGGTATGTGGTCGTTGATGCGTGTCTCTCTGCGACGTCGATTCGGCGTCGTTCATATACAGCTCGACAGGTCACCCTTGCCGTTGGAAAGATATCTGTTGACGGTTCCGCACAAGACTGTGGAAGACTACCAAGCCCTCGTGGGAAATGCCGTGTCATTGCTCGGAGGGAACTCATCCGCGGCGCAGGACATCGTTGACCTGGAGCACGCCCTATTGGCAGTTGTTCCGCGAGAGACATTCTTACCTGGAGGACGTTTGGTGCACTTGAAGGACCTTCCACGTTCGAAACGCTGGAACTGGATAGAGTATCTCGCTACGGTGCGCAACAACATCTCATTGTTGACGGACGGTGACCGAGAGGTGATTGTGCGGGATCCCGAGTACCTGGCTTACTTGACCGACCTTCTTCACAACACTAGCGCCGGGGCCCTCTACAATTACGTGGGGTATCGTACCCTGGCCCACCTGTCTCCGCTGCTTCCACGTGAAGTCCGTTTCCTAAGCCCACTCTCCCACGAAATGACCGGAATAGACCCGCAGCTTGAATCGTGTCTTCGACTTCTAGGTTGGGTCAATCCGTTTGCCTTGCGTTACTTCTCGGCAGTGACCGTTCCTCCTGGCGGTCCCACGAGCGTCACGTACTCTCTCGACGACAGCTACATTGCGTCGATCTTCGAAGAAGGCCGCAGAGCTGCCCACAATCTGATTGATTCCCTTCCCTGGACGAATGCCAGTGCGCTGGCCCGTCGCAAGCACGTCCTGGCGACCATGAAGATGGTGTACGCAGGCGGAAATGTGTCAGTGACGTCGGAGCAACCACTGGGGAACTTCACTGGTCCAGCTTTAGTCAAAGGGGCGAACTTTCTGGACTCGTTCTTGGAGGTTCAGTCCCACAAGCAAAATGCGGTTTGGCGACTGAAGGAGCCAGACGATCGACTCGATACTCGACACCAAGAAGACATGTTTTCCATTCGCGCGGACTACTTCTACGGAGACAACGTGCTGTACTTGGCGCGTTCACTCGATGCCGTGTCTTCCATTGACGGCGTACAGCTGGAGCCGTTCTGGAGGCCAAAGATCGCGCGACCGGTGGTGAGGGGTCTGCTGCGCGGCGCCATAGGGCGTATGGCCCTCGAACGCTCACTACGAGGAACGGCGAGTTACGAGAAATGTTTGTCCACCAGGTACAACGTTAGCCGCTACGACGTCCATCTGTACGATGTGCTTCTGGATAACGTGTCGCTGAGGCCGCTGTACGAACTCTACCTTCGTGGTCTCATGAAGAACGATGGTTACTCTCTCGACCAGAGGCTCAACGAACTAGATTTGACCCTAGACCAGCTCTTCTTTGTGAACTGGGCAGTTGGCCAGTGTGACGACCCCGAACTTCAAGATCGGCAGAGGGAGTTGAAACGTGTTCCCACGAGGCTCTTGGTTAACGTGCCTCTGTCTAACTTCAAGAAGTTTCACGAGGCTTTTAACTGCCCCGTGAACAGCGAAATGCGACCTCGGGAACTTTGTGCGTGGGGACCTTGA